GTAGCTGGGAGTACAGCACACATGACCTCTAATTTCAAATTCAATATTTTTGTTTTTCTGAAGTTGTTCGGCAATCTTATCCAACTCCTTTTTTGAGTTTGAACTTAATTTACTACTTCCAAGTTGAAATAGGATATTTTCAAAATAAATACGATCACCTACACTATGCTTCTCTTGAATAGAATTATAAATTCCTTTTCCAAAACTATTTTTTTTAACTATTAATAAATCTACACGTCTATTTTTGGAGCGAATTTCTGCTAAGTTTGCGAAGACATCTTCTGTTATTATTACGCGCCCTTTTCCTTCAATAATTAAAATTTTATTTTTATTAAATCCATGAGAAGTGAGTACTGCTTTTACAGTGTTAACTCTGTCTTCGGATAATTTATAGTTATAGTCATTATTGCCTCTATCGTCACAGTAGCCATAAATTTGTATGGATTCTATAACTGTGGTATCCGCTTTTATGACAAAATCAAGAATGGCTTGTTCTTGTTGATTGTCAATACTATATTTATCAAAATCAAAATAGATTGTTTCGACTTTTTTTTCTTGCGCAAAAAGACAACCAAAAGACAGTAATGTAATTAACTTTAAATAGTTGAGCATTAAATTTTCAGGATGTTTTTATAGTTTGTGGTATTGTTTAAAATGTCGATTGATTTTTGAATTTCCGAATTGTTTTTTATATAATATTGATAAAATCCTTCTTGATATTGATATCTTTTAATGATTTCTTCAACAATAATTTTTTTAATTTCTTCTTTATTTTTGTCTAATTGTGTTTCTTCACTCTTTTGAAGAGCATTTAGTAATTGTTGATATTCAGTACTAATAGTATCGTCAATTTTTTCTTTTTTGGCTACAGCCAAAGTATTCTTTAAAGCCAATTCTGTTTCCGTATCAAAAGAGAATTTTTCTGCTTTTAAAAACAGTTTGAAATCTTGATAATCGGCATCAGTTATAGTGGGGATTTTATCTCCTAGATTTGGATTCTTATAATAATAACGAGTTACATAATTAAAGATACCATCATTTTTTAGTAAAGCATCAGTGATAACACTAGTGTTTGATTCTTTAAGTTCGATATCAGGAGAAACGCCTCCACCATCATAAACCGTTCTTCCTTTACGTGTTTTAAAAGCATTGTAATTTTTTTCAGAAGTTCTTGTTGCTACTCCATTTTTGTCTTTATGTGCATAGTCTAATGCTTGAATGCAACGGCCTGACGGAGTATAATAACGAGAAATAGTTACTTTTAGCTGGGTATTGTAGGTCAAATCAATTGGTTTTTGCACGAGTCCTTTCCCAAAACTTCTACTCCCCACAATAACGGCGCGGTCTAAATCTTGTAAGGCTCCCGAAACAATTTCAGATGCTGATGCACTTCTTCCGTTTACAATAATAACTAATGGAATTTGAGTGTCTACAGGGTCAAAAGCGGTTTTATAAGTGTTGTTGTGGTTTTCAATTTTTGATTTTGTAGTGACAATGACTTCATTTTTTGGTACAAATAAATTACAAATGTTCACGGCTTCATTTAAAAGCCCGCCTGGATTTCCTCGTAAATCTAAAATGATTCTTTCGGCACCTTGTCTCTTTAGTGATTCTAATGCTTCTTTGGTTTCATTAGATGCTTTTTTGTTAAAATGAGCTAAAACAATATAGCCCGTT
The Flavobacterium sp. WC2421 genome window above contains:
- a CDS encoding OmpA family protein, coding for MLNYLKLITLLSFGCLFAQEKKVETIYFDFDKYSIDNQQEQAILDFVIKADTTVIESIQIYGYCDDRGNNDYNYKLSEDRVNTVKAVLTSHGFNKNKILIIEGKGRVIITEDVFANLAEIRSKNRRVDLLIVKKNSFGKGIYNSIQEKHSVGDRIYFENILFQLGSSKLSSNSKKELDKIAEQLQKNKNIEFEIRGHVCCTPSYYYDAIDRATNERKLSLNRAKIVFWYLISKNVNSLRMTYKGCGNKFPLGKGEAVDRRVEFLITKI
- a CDS encoding S41 family peptidase, whose amino-acid sequence is MAPFFKKKYIIPIVASAFIFVGASFKNDFFEIAKQIEIFTTLFKELNTNYVDETNPGELMDSAIKGMLASLDPYTVYFNEQDVLRFKINNTGEYTGIGALITRKQDKLIIKEIYKNFPADKAGFKPGDEIIQIGDVLLSEFKEDASQLLKGAKNTKIDIKYIRQGKVNTAQIILDEVEIKSVPFFTKIDEKTGYIVLAHFNKKASNETKEALESLKRQGAERIILDLRGNPGGLLNEAVNICNLFVPKNEVIVTTKSKIENHNNTYKTAFDPVDTQIPLVIIVNGRSASASEIVSGALQDLDRAVIVGSRSFGKGLVQKPIDLTYNTQLKVTISRYYTPSGRCIQALDYAHKDKNGVATRTSEKNYNAFKTRKGRTVYDGGGVSPDIELKESNTSVITDALLKNDGIFNYVTRYYYKNPNLGDKIPTITDADYQDFKLFLKAEKFSFDTETELALKNTLAVAKKEKIDDTISTEYQQLLNALQKSEETQLDKNKEEIKKIIVEEIIKRYQYQEGFYQYYIKNNSEIQKSIDILNNTTNYKNILKI